One window from the genome of Trueperaceae bacterium encodes:
- a CDS encoding ABC transporter permease yields MPGGVAKALAIARANLTRFLRDRSNYFFVFLFPIGLILIFGLTFGGDEGVVIGVSAGREPLAQRFVTALEARPDVAVVRVDDQAELRERVERGGLTAGVVVPAGLAESLAAGEGPELTFLAGAAGGQYQVVVAAAVSDVAERLRAARFVADRAGLPLEEALARVDDAAARGPALRVAREWVGESSFGDDVQTFDVAAGSQLVLFVFLTGLTGAAPLIQSRQLGVSRRMLGSPTSPATIVVGEALGRYATALFQGVYIMAATRLLFGVEWGDLAAAVALLAVFAAVAAGAAMLVGSTFANDQAASGVSIMLGLGLAALGGAMVPLEIFGPTMRSVAKVVPHSWAVEGYAALLRHGGGLLDVLPHLGVLAAFAVVLFALAAWRFRARLLEG; encoded by the coding sequence ATGCCAGGGGGCGTGGCCAAGGCCCTCGCGATCGCGCGAGCGAACCTCACGCGGTTCCTGCGCGACCGCTCGAACTACTTCTTCGTCTTCCTCTTCCCCATCGGCCTGATCCTGATCTTCGGCCTCACGTTCGGCGGCGACGAGGGCGTGGTCATCGGCGTCAGCGCCGGCCGAGAGCCGCTGGCGCAGCGTTTCGTGACCGCGCTCGAGGCGCGTCCTGACGTGGCCGTGGTGCGCGTGGACGACCAGGCCGAGCTGAGGGAGCGCGTCGAGCGCGGCGGGCTGACGGCCGGCGTGGTGGTGCCCGCGGGCCTGGCGGAGAGCCTGGCGGCGGGCGAGGGGCCCGAGCTGACGTTCCTGGCGGGCGCCGCCGGCGGCCAGTACCAGGTGGTCGTGGCGGCCGCCGTGAGCGACGTCGCCGAGCGCCTCAGGGCCGCCCGGTTCGTGGCCGACCGAGCGGGACTGCCCCTGGAGGAGGCCCTCGCGCGCGTCGACGACGCCGCCGCCCGGGGGCCGGCGCTGAGGGTCGCCCGTGAGTGGGTCGGCGAGAGCTCGTTCGGCGACGACGTCCAGACCTTCGACGTCGCCGCCGGCTCCCAGCTCGTCCTCTTCGTGTTCCTCACCGGCCTCACCGGCGCCGCGCCCCTGATCCAGAGCCGCCAGCTCGGCGTGAGCCGGCGCATGCTCGGCTCGCCGACGTCCCCGGCGACGATCGTGGTCGGCGAGGCGCTGGGCCGCTACGCGACCGCCCTGTTCCAGGGCGTTTACATCATGGCGGCCACGCGGCTCCTGTTCGGCGTCGAGTGGGGCGACCTCGCGGCGGCCGTGGCGCTGCTCGCCGTCTTCGCCGCCGTGGCGGCCGGCGCCGCCATGCTCGTGGGGTCGACGTTCGCGAACGACCAGGCCGCCTCGGGCGTCTCGATCATGCTCGGCCTGGGCCTGGCCGCGCTCGGCGGCGCGATGGTGCCCCTCGAGATCTTCGGCCCGACGATGCGCAGCGTGGCCAAGGTCGTGCCCCACTCCTGGGCGGTGGAGGGCTACGCCGCGCTGCTGCGCCACGGCGGCGGGCTCCTCGACGTCCTGCCGCACCTCGGCGTGCTCGCTGCGTTCGCCGTCGTCCTGTTCGCCCTGGCGGCGTGGCGCTTCCGCGCGCGGCTGCTGGAGGGGTGA